Proteins encoded by one window of Terriglobia bacterium:
- a CDS encoding ABC transporter substrate-binding protein — translation MTKPSPSSNPVDIHIAHSPDSDDAFMFYALATDKLPTGNLRFHHTLGDIETLNSKALEGIYEVTAISFSAYPHIADRYALLPHGSSMGERYGPLVVASKAFPPEDIKGKRIAIPGLMTTAFLALKLYEPDFEHVVVPFDKIIDAVKHGLVEGGLLIHEGQLTHAREGLHKILDLGEWWYDRHQLPLPLGGNAIRKDLGLETIREVSRLLKASIQYALDHRDEALTYAMQFARDMSKELADKFVGMYVNDLTLDYGKDGRRAVQLLLNEGFKKKILPKRVRVEFVG, via the coding sequence ATGACGAAACCTTCACCTTCGAGCAACCCGGTCGATATCCACATCGCGCACAGCCCGGATTCCGATGATGCCTTCATGTTCTATGCACTCGCCACCGACAAGCTTCCCACCGGAAATCTGAGGTTTCATCACACCCTGGGCGATATCGAAACCCTGAACTCGAAAGCCCTGGAGGGCATCTACGAAGTCACCGCCATCTCCTTTTCGGCATACCCGCATATTGCAGACCGTTACGCCTTGCTGCCACACGGTTCTTCAATGGGCGAGCGATACGGGCCTTTGGTCGTCGCCAGCAAGGCTTTCCCGCCCGAGGACATCAAGGGAAAACGCATCGCCATTCCCGGCCTGATGACAACCGCGTTCCTCGCTCTAAAGCTTTACGAACCCGATTTTGAGCACGTGGTCGTCCCGTTCGACAAGATCATTGATGCCGTCAAGCATGGATTGGTGGAGGGGGGCCTGCTCATCCACGAAGGTCAGCTCACCCACGCCCGGGAAGGGCTTCACAAGATCCTGGATCTGGGCGAATGGTGGTACGACCGCCACCAACTTCCCCTCCCCCTGGGCGGCAACGCCATTCGAAAAGATTTGGGTTTGGAAACGATTCGGGAGGTTTCCCGCTTGCTGAAAGCCTCGATTCAGTACGCGCTCGACCACCGCGATGAGGCCTTGACTTATGCCATGCAGTTCGCCCGGGATATGAGTAAGGAGCTGGCGGATAAGTTCGTGGGGATGTATGTGAACGACCTGACTCTCGACTATGGCAAGGACGGCCGGCGGGCCGTTCAGTTGCTCCTCAACGAGGGCTTCAAAAAGAAGATCCTCCCCAAGCGTGTCCGCGTGGAGTTTGTGGGGTGA